The region GACATCCCGGGCAACGGCAAGAACAAGATCAACGCGGCGTTCGCGTTCGGCGGCCCGTCGCTGCTGGCGCAGACCGTCGAAGGCGCGACGGGTTTGCGCATCGACCACTACATGGAGATCGGCTTCGGCGGGTTCGCGGGCATCGTGGACGCCGTCGGCGGTGTCGACCTGTGCATCAAGGAGCCGATGAACGACCCGCTGGCGGGCCTGGACCTCCAGCCGGGCTGCCAGGAGTTGAACGGCGCTCAGGCGCTGGGCTTCGTGCGGACCCGGGCGTTCGCCACGGCCGACCTCCAGCGGGTGCAGAACCAGCGCGAGTTCCTGTCCGCGCTGTCGGACAAGGCGACCAGCGTCGGCACCCTGATCAACCCGTTCAAGGCGTTCCCGCTGCTGTTCGCCTCCACCGACTCGATCTCGGTCAACGAGGGCGACCACCTGCACCACCTGGCCGGGATGGCGTTCGGCATGGGCGGCGGCGTGGACAACGTGACGGTGCCGGTGGGCGGCACGCCGACCGTGCCGGGCGCGGGGTCGGTCGTGCAGTGGGACCGGACGAACGCGCTGCGCCTGTTCGGTGCGCTGGAGAAGGACGAGCCGGTGCCGTCGGACCTGCTCCAGCAGCCGGGCTAGCGGCCGGGCGGGTCTCCCCCCGGGGTCCCGCCGCCTTCCGCCACAACGACGTCGGCGCTGTTTCCGCCCCCCGGAAACAGCGCCGTTCGCGTTCTGGACCCCCTGGTCGAACCCGATCAGCCCGCCGCTTCGGCGGGTGCGGCGTCGGCCGCGGTGGCGACTGCCCCAGTGGCGTCGGCTGAGGTGGTGTCGCTTGGGGTGGCGTCGCTTGGGGTGGCGGCGGCTGGGGTGGCGTCCGCCACGACCTCCACGACGGCGTCCACCTCGGCGGCCGCGACGATGTCCGCTGCCTCGACGGCCGCGCTGGCCTCGATGATGCCCTCGAACTCGCGCAGCAGGTCGTCGTAGATCGGCGTGAGTGACACTTGGTAACCCCCACAGTCTGGTTCGTCCCCCGATCGGACCAAAGCAGCCTACTCGCGGCGCGGTGTCCACTTCACCTGGTATCCGCCAACTCGGGGCGTGTGTCGCTAACTGTTGGCTAAACACATCCCATACCCGCAGGTTGTGTGCGGTGCCGACATGGGCGCGGTGGTGCGTGCGACCTAGCGTTGCTGCCCATGAACAGTGTCCCGGGTCACAACCCGAGCCGGCCCGGAACGGCCGCCACCGGTGGGGAACTCGCCGGCCGCACGGCGCTGGTCACCGGCGCGGGCAGCGGGATCGGGCGGGCGTGCGCCGCCGCGCTGGCCGAGGCGGGCGCGCGGGTCCACCTGGTCGACCGGGACGAGGCGGTCACCGCCGTCGCCGACGAGATCGGCGGCACGGCGCACGTGGTCGACCTCGCCGACGACGACCCGACCCGAACCCTCCCGACCGCCGTCGACGTGCTGGTCAACAACGCTGGCCTACAGCACGTGGCCCCGGTGCACGAGTTCCCGCCGGAGAAGTTCGCGCTGCTGCAACGGGTCATGGTCACCGCGCCGTTCCTGCTCGCCCGCCACGTGCTGCCGCACATGCGCCGGCAGCGGTGGGGCCGGCTCGTGCACGTCTCCAGCGTCCACGGCCGGCGCGCCAGCGCGTTCAAATCCGCCTACGTCACGGCCAAGCACGGCCTGGAAGGGCTGAGCAAGGTGCTCGCGCTGGAAGGCGCGGAACACGGGGTCACCAGCAACTGCGTGAGCCCCGGCTACGTGCGCACCCCGTTGGTGGAGGACCAGCTCACGAGCCAGGCCGAAGCGCACGGCATCGACCCGCACCGCGTGCTCGCCGACGTCCTGCTGACCCGGCACGCGGTCAAGGAACTGGTGGAACCGCACGAGGTGGCCGACCTGGTCCGCTGGCTGTGCGGTGCCACGGCCCGCCACGTCACCGGCTCCAGCTTCACGATCGACGGTGGCTGGACCGCCCGGTAGAAACCCGTCCCCCGGAAATGAAGTGGTGACCCGCCATGAGCAACGCCGCTCCGCCCAAGCCCGGTTTCGCCAAGGTCGTCATCGGAAGTCTCGTGGGAACCACCATCGAGTGGTACGACTTCTTCTTGTACGGCAGCGCGGCCGCGTTGGTGTTCAACAAGTTGTTCTTCCCCAACGAGGACGAGCTGACCGGCACGCTGCTGGCGTTTCTCACCTACGCCATCGGGTTCCTCGCCCGACCGCTCGGTGGCCTGGTGTTCGGGCACTTCGGCGACAAGCTGGGCCGCAAGAAGCTGCTCGTGCTCAGCCTGTTCCTGATGGGCGGCGCGACGTTCGCGATGGGCCTGCTGCCCACCTACGCCGCGATCGGTGTCGGCGCGCCGCTGCTGCTGACGTTGCTGCGGCTGGTGCAGGGGTTCGCGCTGGGCGGCGAGTGGGGCGGCGCGGTGCTGATCGTGTCCGAGCACGGCAGCGCCGAGCGGCGCGGGTTCTGGGCGTCGTGGCCACAGGCCGGCGCGCCGATGGGCAACCTGCTGGCGATCGCCGTGCTCGCGGTCCTGGCGGCCGTGCAGAGCGACGAGGCGTTCCTGTCGTGGGGGTGGCGGGTGCCGTTCCTGCTGTCCGGCGTGCTGGTGCTGATCGGCCTGTGGATCCGGTTGAGCGTCACCGAATCGCCGATCTTCCTCGAGGCGCAGGCGAAAGCGCGGGCGAAGGAGGCGGAGCAGGGCGCGGTGAGGGAACGTCCGCCGGTCGTCACGGTGCTGCGCGAGAACTGGCGCGAGGTGCTGATCGCGATGGGCGCGCGCATGGCGGAGAACGTCTCCTACTACGTGATCACCGCGTTCATCCTGGTCTACGTCACCACGTCGCTCGGCCTGCCCCGCTCCACGGGCCTCAACGCGGTGCTGATCGGGTCGGTCGCCCACCTGGTCGCCATCCCGCTGTGGGGCGCGCTGTCGGACCGGATCGGCCGCCGGGCCACGTACCTGATCGGCGCGGTCGGCGTCGGCGCGTGGATGTTCCCGTTCTTCTGGCTGCTGGACCTGAAGTCGTTCCTGCCGGTCACCCTCGCGGTCACGGTCGGGCTGGTGCTGCACGGCGCGATGTACGGGCCGCAGGCCGCGTTCTTCTCCGAGCTGTTCGGCACGAAGGTCCGCTACTCGGGCGCGTCGATCGGCTACCAGCTCGCCTCGATCGCGGCGGGCGCGCTGGCCCCGATCATCGCCACCGCCCTGCTGCGCGACTTCGGCAGCTCGTTCCCGATCGTGCTGTACGTGCTGGGGATGTGCGTGCTGACGGTGATCGCGGTCGTCGCGTCCCGGGAGACCCGGGGCACCTCGCTGAGCCGGACCGACACCGACCGCGCGACGGTGTCAGCATGACCGCATGAGCGAGGCGGACGCGGTGGAGCACCTGCTGGAGCTGTTGGACCTGCTGGCGGACGACGCGAGCAGCGAACGGCTGGCCCGGGTGCTCCCCGCGGCGCGTGCGGCGGGCGCGCGGGACGCGGCGCTGGACCGCGTCGGCCGCGCCACCGAGCAGGCGTTGAAGATCCGCCGCACGCTCACCGCGCACCGCCGCCGGGAAGCCGAGCTGGAGGCGCTGTTCGACACCGCGGGCGACCTGGCGGGCGCGCGCGACCCGGACGGCGTGCTGCGCTCGATCGTGCGCCGCGCCCGGATGCTGCTCGGGGCCGACATCGCGTACCTGAGCATGAACCAGCCCGACGAGCGCGGCACGTACATGCGGGTCACCGACGGCTCGATCTCGGTGCGGTTCCAGCGCCTGCGGCTCGGCCTGGGCGACGGGCTCGGCGGACTGGTCGCGCAGACCGCCCAGCCGTACGTGACCGCCGACTACGCCGCCGACGACCGGTTCCACCACACCGCCGCGATCGACACCGCCGTCGGCGAGGAGGGCCTGGTCGCGATCCTGGGCGTGCCGCTCAAGCTGGACCGCCGGGTGATCGGCGTGCTCTACGCGGCCAACCGGTCGCCCCGCCAGTTCCCGCCCGACGAGGTGGCGCTGCTGTCGTCGCTGGCCGACCACGCCGCGATCGCCCTGGACACCGCGCACCTGCTGGAGGAGACCCGCGCGGCCGGCGAGACGATCCGCTCGCACAACGAGGCCATGCGCCGCGCCGAGGACGCCCACGACCGGCTCACCGACCTGGTGCTGCGCGGCGCGGACGTGCCGGAGGTGGCGGCGGCCGTGGCGGAGGTGCTCGCCGGCGGGATCGCGGTGCACGACAGCGACGGTGTCGAACTCGCCCGCACCGGCACCGCCGCCGTCGTGCACCGCGCCGCGGTGAACTCCTCCCGCGCGGGCGGGCGGGCCGTGCCGCAGGACGGGACGTGGGTGTGCGCGGTGCTCGCCGGCCGGGAACTGCTGGGCAGCATCACCCTCTCCGACCGCCCCGACCTCGTGGACGCCGACCGCCGGCTGTTCGAGCGCGCGGCCGTCGTCACGGCCCTGCTGCTGCTGTTGCGCCGCACGGTCGCCGAGGCGGAGAACAAGGTGCGCGGCGAGCTGATCACCGACCTGCTGGGCGTGGTCGTGGCGGACCCGGTGGCGTTGAGCGCGCGGGCCCGCCGGGTGGGCGTGGAGCTGGGCGCGCGGCACGTGGTGCTGGTCGCGGACGGTCCGCGCGACCGGCTGGCGGCAGCGGCGGCGCACTACGCGTCCGGGTGCCGTGGATTGGCCGGGGTGCACGGCGAACACGTCGTGCTGGTGCTGCCGGGAGAAGACCTGTCCGGCGCGGCGCGGGACACGGCCCGGGTCCTGGGCAAGGCGGTGGGGCTGCCGGTCACCGTGGGCGCGGGCGGGCCCGCCGCCGGGCCGGGCGAGGTGGCCGCGGCGCACGCCGAAGCCGCCCGGTGCCTGCGCGCGTTGCTCGTCCTGGACCGGCGTGGAGCCGGGGGAACGTTGGGGGAGCTGGGTTTCGTGGGCGTGCTGCTGGGCGACCGCGCGGACGTCGGCGGGTACGTGCGGGCGACTCTGGGGCCGTTGCTGGACTACGACGCGAGTCGCGGGACCGAGCTGGTGCGCACGGTCACCGCGTACTTCGGGTGCGGGGCGAACCTCAGTCGTGCCAAGGAAGAGCTGCATGTGCACGTGAACACGGTCGTGCAGCGGCTGGACCGGGTGGCCAGCCTGCTCGGCGACGACTGGCAGTCGCCGGAGCGGGTGCTGGAGGTCCAGTTGGCGTTGCGGCTGCTGAAAGTCCTGGGATGACGTGCGGGTGGTTGACGGTGTCCTCCGGGTCGTTCAGGTCGGTGCGCAGTCCACGGCGCGACCCGACACCGAGGTGGGTTACCCCCGTGCGGTGTACCGGGACGACAACGGGTCACCGATGTGGCAAGCCGGCGTCGTCACCGATACGGGGCACGGCCAACCGGGCGGCTCGGCGGTGCGCCTCGGCAATGCGGCAGTACAACGCCTTGCACGCGTGCGTGAACGTGTGCGCGAGCTGGCATCCGGCGCACCAAAGGGGGCTTGAGTAGCCCGAAGGTGGCGTTTCGACCGGGTAAGCGCGGGTAGCTGAGATGACCCAGCGAAGTTCGCACTACCAGGTGATTTACCTTCACCCGGCGTGAGGTGAACGCTTCCGGGGTGACTGAGCAACGGCGCTCTACGCCCACCGACCGGGAGTCGGACCTGATCCGGCGCATCCGGAACCTGGCCCGCCGCGCTGAACGCACGGCGTTCAACCACTCGAACCTGGTGGGCCCGCCCCCGTCCCAGGAGCACCTGGACATCCTCGCGGAGATCCGCGCGCTCACCGAGCAGGTGGTGGCGGCCAGACCCGCCACGCTGCCCCGTCAGGCCGAGTCCGTGGAGACCGCCCAGCTCAGCGCACCCGTGCTGTGAGCCGGGTGCGCTGAACGTGGCCTGACGGGTGCCCGGGTGCGGCCGGTCGAGGCTGGACGGGTGCGTGGCCGCGGCTGGGCGAGGACCGGACGGGTGCGTGGCCGCGGCGGAAGCGTGCTCAGCGGCGGCGCACCAGTTTCACCAGGCCCTTGAAGGTCTCCTCCAAGCCGGAGGAGAACGGGTTGTCGTTGACCAGGTAGGTCCACGTGGTGTTCGGTCGCTGCACGCCGGCCGCGGCCAGGTGGGCGCCCTCCTCGTCGATCTCCACCTTGGCGAAGGTCTCCTCCGCCTCGTCCCACGCGTCCGGCACGATCTTGTGGTAGGCCGGGATCGCCTCGCGGTGGAACTCGTCGAGCGGGTTCTGCCGCGCCAGCGCCCGCAGGTGGATGCCCTCGCGCAGGTCGGTGAGGAACGTCAGGTGGTCGCTCCACCGCTGGTCGAGGTGGTGCAGCGCGATCAGCCGGGCCGCCTCCACCAGCACCTCGCGGTCCAGCTCGGCCAGCTCCGCGGCCCGCTCGGGCTTGCGCTTCGCCAGCTCCTCCCACGCCTTGTCGGTGGTCAGCAGCTGGTCGCGGTACTCCAGCATCAGCGTGCGCTGGTGCTCGATCAGCTTGTTGTAGCGCCACGTGTTGCGGTGGATCTCCAGGTGCACGCCCTCGGCCACGCGCTGCCCGTGCTCGACGGCGTGCAGCGTGCCGGTGTCGACCACCCGGCCGTCGTCCTCGACCTCGGCGGGCTCGTCGTGGTCGGGCACGTACTGGGTGACCAGGTCGTCCTGCAACGAGGAGAAGAACACCGAGCCGCCGGGGTCGCCCTGCCGGCCGGCGCGACCGCGCAGCTGGTCGTCCAGCCGCGACGACGAGTGCCGGCCGGTGCCGATCACGTAGAGGCCGCCCAGTTCGGCGATCCGCTCGCGGTCGGTCGAGTCGTGCCCGCCGAGCCGGATGTCGGTGCCGCGGCCGGCCATCTGGGTGGACACGGTGACCCGCTCGAACGAGCCCGCGTCGGCGATGATCGAGGCTTCCTCGGCGTCGTTCTTCGCGTTGAGGACCACGCACTCCAGGCCGGCCTCGGCGAGCTTGCGGGACAGCCGCTCGGACTCGGCCACGTCCAGCGTGCCGACCAGGATCGGCCGGCCGGTCTCGTGGACGGCCTTGATCTCCGCGACGATGGCGGCTTCCTTGAGCTCCAGCGTCGTGTAGAGCCGGGGTGCCTCGTCCTCCCGGACGCACTCCACGTTCGCCGGGATGACCAGGACCTCGAGCTGGTAGAAGTCGCGCAGCTGCTCGGCCACGGCGACCGCGGTGCCGGTCATGCCGCACACCGTGGGGTAGCGGCTGAGCAGCGCCTGCACGGTGATCGAGTCGAGCACCTCGCCGGAGTCGGTGGTGGCCACCGCCTCCTTGGCCTCGACCGCCGCCTGCAGGCCGTCCGGCCAGCGCTGGAGCTTCGCGATCCGGCCGCGGGTGTCGTTGATCAGGTGGACCTTGCCGTCGCGGACGATGTAGTCGACGTCGCGGTGCAGCAGGACCTGGGCGTGCAGGGCGACGTTGACCTTGCTCAGCGTGGTCGACACGTGCTCGTCGGAGTACAGGTCGATGCCGCCCAGGGCGCGTTCGACCAGCTCGGAGCCCGCGCCGGTCAGGTAGACGTTGCGCTCCTCGTCGTCCACCTCGAAGTGCAGGTCGCGGCGCAGCCGCTTGACCAGGTCGGCGAGCGCCGGGTCGACCGCGGGGCCGGCGGTGGAGCCGGCCAGCACGAGCGGCACGCGGGCCTCGTCCACCAGCACCGAGTCGGCCTCGTCGACCAGGGCGACGCGCGGCGCGGGCACGATCCGGTCGACCTCGTCGGTGGCCAGCCGGTCGCGCAGCACGTCGAAGCCGAGTTCGGACACCGAGGCGTAGGTGACCTCGGCCTCGTAGGCGGAGCGGCGCTCCTCGGGCTTGCTGCTCTGGTTGAGCCAGCCGACGGACACGCCGAGCAGCTCGTACAGCGGGCCCATCCACTCGGCGTCGCGCTGGGCCAGGTAGTCGTTGACCGAGACCACGTGCACGTGGTCGCCGCGCAGCGCGAACCCGGCGGCGGCGATCGCGCCGGACAGCGTCTTGCCCTCACCGGTGGCCATCTCCACGACGTGGCCTTCGAGCAGGCCCAGCGCACCGAGGATCTGCACGTCGAACGGGCGCAGCCCGAGCGCGCGGTCCGCGGCCTCGCGCCCCAGCGCGCAGACCTCGACCAGCTCGGGGCGTCCGAAGTCGGACTTCTCCCGCAGTGCCGCCGCCGCCTCGGTCAGCTCCGCGTCGCTGAGCGCGCTCACGCGGTCCGCCTGCTCGTTCACCTCGACGAGCAGCTTGCGGTACGGCGTGAGGTCGGCGGAGCCGGGCTTCTGCGCGAACCGGCGCAGCCGCTGCTTGAACCGTCCCAGGAGAGTGGTCACGGCACCGCAACGTACGGCACGTCGGCAACGTTCCGCACGTCACCCGTTTGACTGTTCACGGTGGACAGCCCGTCTCTGTTGGCCGGTCCGGGTGGTGGATGCGCAGTGTGACACCAGAACTACGCCAGGTCGTCGCGGGTTCGCTCGGTCCGGTCGCGGCGCGGCCGGGGGTTCGGTCCGTTCGGTGCGGAGTTCCGGTTCGAAGTCAGAATGCCGGAGTTCGAGGTCCGGGGATCGAGGTCCGGGAATCAGGATGAGGGCGTTGTTGCGGAGCGTGAGGCGGCTAGGCCAGGAGTGTGTGATGGCAGTCACATAAGGTCGGATGTGCTTAGCGTTGTGCCAGGCGGAACCGATGCCCGGGGTGAGGCGTCCTTTGGGCAATTCCACTTCAGGACGTCGACCGCACTGCCCCACCCAGGAGGACCACCGTGGTGTTCAAGAGGATGTTGCGCGCGTTCGGAGTCGGCGGTCCGTCCGTGGACACGGTGCTGACCAACCCCAACGTGCGTCCCGGCGAGCTGCTCACCGGCGAGGTCCGCATCGCCGGCGGCGACCACCCCGCCGACATCGACGAGGTCAAGCTCGCGCTGGTCACCAGGGTCGAGGTGGAGAGCGGCGACAACGAGCACAACCGCAACGTCGAGTTCGCCCGAGCGGTCGTCGCCCGGAACGTCCAGGTCGGCCCCGGCCAGCGCCTCGCGCTGCCGTTCCAGTTCCCGGTGCCGCTGGAGACCCCGCTGACCGTCGTGCACGGCACCCCGCTGCACGGCATGACGATGGGCCTGCGCACGGAGCTGGAGGTGCGCGGCGCGGTCGACCCCGGCGACCTCGACCCGGTCGCCGTGCACCCGATCCGCTCCCAGGAGCACGTCCTCAACGCGTTCGGCGCGCTGGGCTTCCGGTTCACCCGCGCGGACTCCGAGCAGGGCCGCATCCACGGCGTGCCGCAGCAGCTGCCGTTCTACCAGGAGATCGAGTTCCTGCCCCCGCAGCAGTTCCTCGGCAAGATCAGCCAGATCGAGCTGACCTTCGTCGCCGACCCGCACCACCTGTACGTGGTGCTGGAGGCGGACCGGCGCGGCGGCCTGTTCCGGCAGGGCGGCGACACGTTCGGGCACTTCGCCATGTCGCACGATGAGGTGATCCGCACGGACTGGGCCGGGGTCCTGCACCAGTGGATGGACAAGGTCTCCGGAAGGCGATCTTCGCACGGTCACGGCCTGTAGGGAGACACGGCGGACACCGCGGCGGCCGCCACGCCGGTCGCCCCGGCGGTGGAATCGGTGCGGGTCGTGCCGTCGCAGGGGCTGCGGCCGGCGTGTTCGGTGCGATGATTGTCGGCGAGGCCCTCGGCGCGGTCGGGGACTTCTTCGAAGGCGACCTACCCGCAGGAGGCATCGTGGGCATCGGCGGCGTGATCAGCGCTCTTATCGTGGGTCTCATCATCGGGTTCCTGGGCAAACTCGTGGCACCGGGCAAGCAGGCCATCCCCATCTGGCTGACCATCGTGGTCGGCATCGTGGCGGCCTTCCTGGGCACGTTCGTGGCCCGCGCGCTCGGGGTCGACGACACGCCCGGCATCGACTGGATCGAGGTCATCGTGCAGGTGGCGCTCGCCGCGGTCGGCGTGAGCCTGGTGGCCGGGTTCTGGGGCAAGAGGCAAGTCCGCTAGTCCGCACCCTTCGGAGGGCCTTCCGGCGATTCGCTGGAAGGCCCTCCCGCCTTTCCCTATCCTGGCCGCGGTTCCCGCGCCGACAGGGGGAGAGCGTGGCCGATCCGGCAGGACTACTGGAAGATCCCGGCACCCGGGTCGTCGTGGTGGCCACCGCGCGGCACGTGGCCGGCTCACTGCTCCCGGACGTGCCGTCCGCCGAGACCACCGCCCGCGAACTGGCCCGCGTCTACACCGAGCGCTGCGGTGCCGCGGAGTCCGACGTGACCGTCCTGCTGGACCCGGCCGGGCCGCGGGAACTGGGCGAACGCCTGCTGGAGGCGGCGGAGGGGGCGACCGGCACGCTGCTGGTGCACTTCGTCGGGCACGGCGTGGTCGGCCCGGACAACGACCTGCACCTGGCCTGCTTCGCCACCGACGACCCGTCGCGCGGCCTGGTCCAGCACCGGGCCCTGCGCTACGCGGAACTGCGCGATGTGCTGGAGCGCTGCCCGGCCCGGTCCGTGCTGCTGGTCCTGGACTGCTGCTTCGCCGGCCGCGCGGGCGGGGTGGACCCGGTGCGCCGCTCGCTGGCCGAGTCGGTGCGCGACGGCGTCTACCAGCTGGCGTCGGCCGGGGCGGACGAGTCGGCGTGGGCACCGCCGGGCAGCCCGCTCACCGCGTTCTCCGGCGAGCTGGTCGGGCTGCTCGACGGCGGCGACCCGCTCGGGCCGCCGGTGCTCACCCTGGAGCACGTCTTCGAGGAGCTGTCCGGCCGGCTCACCGAGCGCGGCTACCCGCGTCCCCTGAGGTACGCGACGGGCGCCTCGCCGCAGTGGCGGCTCGCGCCCAACCCGGCGTGGCGCGCGCCCCGGTCGGCCGAGCGGACGACCGGCGACCGGCCGCCGTACCGGGGGTTGGCGTACTTCCGGCGGGAGGACGCCGGGTACTTCTTCGGCCGCGACGAGCTGACCCGCCACCTGGTGGAGCGGGTCGGCGAGGACGGGCCGCTGCTGGTGCTCGGACCGTCCGGGGTGGGCAAGTCCTCGGTGCTGCGGGCCGGCCTGGCGGCGTCGCTGGAACGGTTGCCGGGCTGGGCGTGCCGGGTGGTGACGCCGGGTTCGGACCCGTTCGGGCCGCTCGCGCGGTGGCTGTCGGACCGGGGCCAGGGCCCGGCGGCCGAGCTGCGCGGCGCGCTGCGGGCCGATCCCGACGCGCTGGCCGTGCGGCTGCGCACCGAGGCCCGCGCGGCCGGCGAGCGGGTGGTGCTGGTGGTGGACCAGTTCGAGGAGCTGTTCACCGCGGTCGCCGACGAGGAGGTGCGGCAGGACTACGTGCGGGCGCTGGTCCGCGCGGCGCGGTCCCGCACCCCGGTGGTGCTGGGCGTGCGCGCCGGGTACTTCGGCCACTGCGCGCGCTACCCGGAGCTGCTGCCCACCCTGGGCCGCCCGGTGGTCGTGCCGCCGATGACCGAGGCGCAGCTGCGGGACGTGATCGCCGAACCCGCCCGCAAGGCCGGGCTGGAGCTGGAACCCGGCCTGGTGGAACGGCTGCTGACCGACCTGGGCGACCGGCCGGGCACGCTGCCGCTGCTGTCCCACGCGCTGCTCAAGACGTGGGAGGAGCGCGACGGCGACCGGCTCGGCCTGGCCGGCTACCAGCAGACCGGCGGCATCCAGCGGGCCGTGGCGCGCACGGCGGACGCCGTCTACGACGCCCTGGAGCCCGACCAGCGGGACGTGGCCCGGCGGTTGCTGCTGAACCTGGTGCGCATCGGCGACACCGACGAGCTGCGCCGGCGCGTCCCGCACGCCGACCTGGTGGCCGACGATCGGGCCCAGCCGGTGCTGGAGGCGTTCGTGAAGGCCCGGCTGGTCAACGTCGACCAGGACGCGGTGGAGATCGCGCACGAGGCGTTGCTGCGCGCGTGGCCGCTGCTGCGCGGCTGGATCGCGGCGGACCGGGCCGGGCTGCTGGTGCGCCAGCAGTTGGCCGAGGCGGCGGCGAACTGGCAGCGGCACGACCGCGACCCGGAGTTCCTCTACCGGGGCGGGCGGCTGGCCGAGGTCGGCGCGTGGCAGCGGGAGCGGCCCGACGCGGTGGGCGCGGCCGAGGCGGAGTTCCTGGCCGCGAGCACGCGCCGGCGGCGCACCGAGTCGCGGCGGCGCAAGGCCGGGGTCGCCGTGCTGCTGGTGCTGCTGGTGCTCGCCGCGTCCGCCGCGGTGTACGCGACCGGCCAGCAGCGCGAAGCCGCCCGGCAACAGGAATCCGCCGAGTCGAGCCGCAACACGGCGCTGTCGCTGCTCGTCGCCCGCACGTCGGAGGACGTCCGGCACACCGACCCGACGCTGGCGATGCGGCTGGGCGTCGCGGCGTACCGGACCGCGCCCACGGCGGACGCCCGCAGCGCGTTGCTCAGCTCGGTGACCATCCCGGTGCCGGCGGTGGTGTCCGGGCACGCCGGCGCGGTCGACGGCGTCGCGTTCGACCCGGTGTCCGGTGTGCT is a window of Saccharothrix espanaensis DSM 44229 DNA encoding:
- a CDS encoding caspase, EACC1-associated type, coding for MADPAGLLEDPGTRVVVVATARHVAGSLLPDVPSAETTARELARVYTERCGAAESDVTVLLDPAGPRELGERLLEAAEGATGTLLVHFVGHGVVGPDNDLHLACFATDDPSRGLVQHRALRYAELRDVLERCPARSVLLVLDCCFAGRAGGVDPVRRSLAESVRDGVYQLASAGADESAWAPPGSPLTAFSGELVGLLDGGDPLGPPVLTLEHVFEELSGRLTERGYPRPLRYATGASPQWRLAPNPAWRAPRSAERTTGDRPPYRGLAYFRREDAGYFFGRDELTRHLVERVGEDGPLLVLGPSGVGKSSVLRAGLAASLERLPGWACRVVTPGSDPFGPLARWLSDRGQGPAAELRGALRADPDALAVRLRTEARAAGERVVLVVDQFEELFTAVADEEVRQDYVRALVRAARSRTPVVLGVRAGYFGHCARYPELLPTLGRPVVVPPMTEAQLRDVIAEPARKAGLELEPGLVERLLTDLGDRPGTLPLLSHALLKTWEERDGDRLGLAGYQQTGGIQRAVARTADAVYDALEPDQRDVARRLLLNLVRIGDTDELRRRVPHADLVADDRAQPVLEAFVKARLVNVDQDAVEIAHEALLRAWPLLRGWIAADRAGLLVRQQLAEAAANWQRHDRDPEFLYRGGRLAEVGAWQRERPDAVGAAEAEFLAASTRRRRTESRRRKAGVAVLLVLLVLAASAAVYATGQQREAARQQESAESSRNTALSLLVARTSEDVRHTDPTLAMRLGVAAYRTAPTADARSALLSSVTIPVPAVVSGHAGAVDGVAFDPVSGVLVTGSEDNEGLLWDVETDPRRPRRLGALEGHRGYIYDVAVSPRGGVAATASNDRTGKLWDISDPREPKPIADLDEHTDAVRGVTFSPDGQLVATGSADGTARLWDARTGAARGELRGHRESVRGLVFAGTVLATTSADDTVKLWQTADPDNPVELSTVEGHGDTVRQVAFSSGGRLMATASNDRTVRLWDVEDLGEPRLRSKLEGHGDVVRGVAFSQDGTIVATASADKTTRLWDVRDPEHPAVVTTLAGHTNAVNAVAFGRDGRTLATASADHTVKLWDVGDPSHPASLLPALSGHRSTVRGVAFSPDRRILATASEDGVARLWDVSAPGRPVLKSERAGHDRTVNSVAFSSDGGLLVTGSDDRTARLWDVGDPANPVALGVLEGHRDGVEAAVFNPDGTVVATVSGDGTARLWDVRYPRQVNYLAPLEGHDSYVFAVAFSPDGQTLATGSEDRTAKLWNVTDPRRPVLRSDVKGFSGPVNGVAFSPDGTVLAAASTDQTARLTDVADLSRPVELAKLEGHIAPVYAVAFGPGGKTLATGADDRTAKIWDVTDPRRPRDTATLIGHGGPVYAVAFGDGVLATGSWDRTAQLWHTDEQRVKTLVCAAVGAGDQGWSRVLPDVPVQPSCPE